The Tepidibacter aestuarii genome contains a region encoding:
- a CDS encoding chemotaxis protein, with amino-acid sequence MQDKGILLESGTGEVEILEFTINKEHYAINVIKVKEILEVDYLTKIPNSHPAVAGLTLVRGDVVTLIDMKYVIEKENTDIKKCKVILCEFNNIKVAFCVDNILGIHRIGWNQIKKTENVNETSLVIGNIIFNNKILMLLDFEKIVMDISPASGISEKRINDIEVKDRSHVKMILADDSPLIRKVLNDTLVKAGFKNLRFFDDGEQAYNYLSSISDEKGENFIDDVQILITDIEMPQMDGHTLTRKIKEHKVLKNLPVIIFSSLITDDLMHKGESVGADAQMSKPEVGNLVKLIDKFTVDK; translated from the coding sequence ATGCAAGATAAAGGAATATTACTAGAGTCAGGCACTGGTGAAGTTGAAATATTAGAGTTTACAATAAATAAAGAACATTATGCTATAAATGTTATAAAGGTAAAAGAAATACTTGAAGTAGATTATCTGACTAAGATACCTAATAGCCATCCGGCAGTGGCAGGTCTTACTTTAGTTAGAGGTGATGTTGTAACATTAATAGATATGAAGTATGTAATAGAAAAAGAAAATACAGATATTAAAAAATGTAAAGTAATATTATGTGAATTTAACAATATTAAGGTAGCGTTTTGTGTTGACAACATATTAGGAATTCACAGAATAGGATGGAATCAAATTAAGAAAACTGAAAATGTAAATGAAACATCTTTAGTTATTGGAAATATAATATTCAATAATAAAATACTTATGCTGTTGGATTTTGAAAAGATAGTTATGGATATAAGTCCAGCTTCGGGAATAAGTGAAAAAAGAATTAATGATATTGAGGTTAAAGATAGAAGCCATGTAAAAATGATATTGGCTGATGATTCTCCGCTTATAAGAAAGGTACTTAATGATACTCTTGTAAAAGCTGGGTTTAAGAATTTAAGATTCTTTGATGATGGAGAGCAGGCATATAATTACTTGAGCTCAATATCTGACGAAAAGGGAGAAAATTTTATAGATGATGTCCAAATTTTAATAACAGATATTGAAATGCCACAGATGGATGGGCATACATTAACTAGAAAGATAAAAGAGCATAAGGTACTGAAGAATCTTCCGGTAATAATATTCTCATCTCTTATAACGGATGATTTAATGCATAAGGGTGAGTCTGTAGGAGCTGATGCTCAAATGAGTAAGCCTGAGGTTGGAAACCTTGTTAAATTAATAGATAAATTTACAGTAGATAAATAA
- a CDS encoding DUF2325 domain-containing protein, with product MSIVIYGGHDRMERIYIDEAKRYGVKAKVYTYGRNDMTKSIGKSDGIVIFTDTISHKVASTVSKEAKKRNIPVVVCHNSSKTSFKNTMKEITC from the coding sequence ATGAGTATAGTAATATATGGTGGACACGATAGAATGGAGAGAATTTATATAGATGAAGCAAAAAGATATGGAGTAAAAGCTAAGGTATATACATATGGCAGAAATGATATGACAAAATCTATAGGAAAGAGTGACGGAATAGTTATATTTACGGATACTATATCTCACAAAGTTGCTAGTACTGTATCTAAGGAAGCTAAAAAAAGAAATATACCAGTAGTTGTCTGTCACAATAGTAGTAAGACATCTTTTAAAAATACTATGAAAGAAATTACGTGTTAG
- a CDS encoding FeoB-associated Cys-rich membrane protein yields MATFIIGGLVIGYGIYALVRTLKKEAKGECVGCSGCTSRTCSSRKDD; encoded by the coding sequence ATGGCGACATTTATTATAGGTGGTTTGGTAATAGGTTATGGTATATATGCATTAGTTAGAACTTTAAAAAAAGAAGCTAAAGGAGAATGCGTAGGTTGTAGCGGATGTACATCTAGAACCTGTAGCTCTAGAAAGGATGATTAA
- a CDS encoding cysteine-rich small domain-containing protein — MSENYKFFQNNKCEYFPCHKVGDSKDFNCLFCFCPLYMLKDKCGGNFKYKNDIKDCSDCTIPHSKGGYDHIMSKMKEVINIGSKKT; from the coding sequence ATGAGTGAAAATTATAAGTTTTTTCAAAATAATAAGTGTGAATACTTTCCATGTCATAAGGTAGGGGATTCAAAAGATTTTAATTGTCTATTTTGTTTTTGTCCTTTATATATGTTGAAAGATAAATGTGGTGGGAATTTTAAATACAAAAATGATATTAAAGATTGCTCTGACTGCACTATACCTCATAGTAAAGGTGGATATGACCATATAATGTCTAAAATGAAAGAAGTAATTAATATAGGAAGTAAAAAAACATAA
- the hflX gene encoding GTPase HflX, with translation MDKKNEKALLVGLNITNVFKKEDDIDIYDSMDELEELAKAAGAEVIEKIIQNKESRDVALYIGKGKLEEIKNYCESLDVNVVIFNDELSGAQMRNLEELLNVKVIDRTTLILDIFAQRALSKEGKLQVELAQLKYRLPRLSGFGKEMSKTGAGIGTRGPGEQKIEVDKRHILNKISDIKKELKEVKKNRETQRSQRLKNSIPIVALVGYTNAGKSTLTNEIMKTHKDYEMEKEVFSKDMLFATLDVTLRRAALSNKKEFLVVDTVGFVSKLPHDLVDAFKATLEEVRYADLIIHVVDASNDSYDIQMNTTLDVLKELKALDKPVITVFNKVDKLGYDVDAKKDEDVLFISCKTGYNMDKLLEKIKEKIMGNLHDVSLLIPYNKGEVFNSIKNKNSVDDFEYKEDGIFVAVTLDDIDYGKYKEYEIK, from the coding sequence ATGGATAAAAAGAATGAAAAAGCACTACTAGTTGGACTTAATATAACTAATGTATTTAAAAAAGAAGATGATATAGATATTTACGATTCTATGGATGAATTAGAAGAATTAGCTAAGGCCGCGGGTGCTGAGGTTATAGAAAAGATAATTCAAAACAAGGAATCTAGAGATGTTGCTTTATATATAGGAAAGGGAAAGCTGGAAGAAATAAAGAATTATTGTGAAAGCTTAGATGTTAATGTAGTTATATTTAATGATGAACTTTCAGGAGCACAAATGCGGAATTTAGAGGAATTATTAAATGTAAAGGTTATAGATAGAACTACTCTTATACTTGATATATTTGCTCAAAGAGCATTATCAAAAGAAGGAAAGCTTCAGGTAGAGCTTGCTCAGCTGAAATATAGACTTCCTAGACTTTCAGGGTTCGGCAAAGAAATGTCAAAAACAGGTGCAGGTATTGGAACTAGAGGACCTGGAGAACAAAAGATTGAAGTTGATAAAAGACATATATTAAACAAAATATCTGATATTAAAAAAGAGCTTAAGGAAGTAAAGAAAAATAGAGAAACACAAAGATCTCAAAGACTTAAAAATAGTATACCAATAGTTGCTTTAGTAGGATACACTAATGCAGGAAAATCAACTCTTACAAATGAAATTATGAAAACTCATAAAGATTATGAAATGGAAAAGGAAGTTTTTTCAAAGGACATGTTATTTGCAACTCTTGACGTAACTTTAAGAAGAGCAGCACTTTCTAATAAAAAAGAGTTTTTAGTAGTAGATACAGTTGGATTTGTAAGCAAGCTGCCTCATGATTTAGTCGATGCATTCAAAGCTACACTTGAAGAAGTTAGATATGCAGATCTGATAATTCATGTTGTAGATGCATCAAATGATAGTTATGACATTCAAATGAATACTACTCTTGATGTTTTAAAAGAGTTAAAAGCACTTGATAAGCCTGTTATAACTGTATTTAATAAGGTTGATAAACTTGGATATGATGTAGATGCAAAAAAAGATGAGGATGTACTATTTATATCGTGCAAAACTGGTTATAACATGGATAAGCTTTTAGAAAAAATAAAAGAAAAAATAATGGGTAATCTTCATGATGTATCTTTGCTAATTCCATATAACAAGGGAGAGGTATTTAACTCTATTAAAAATAAGAACAGTGTTGATGATTTTGAATATAAAGAAGACGGAATATTTGTCGCTGTAACACTTGATGATATAGATTATGGAAAGTACAAAGAATATGAGATAAAGTAA
- a CDS encoding HEAT repeat domain-containing protein gives MVLSWENIDSLEDFKITYLLYQEGKNINQISKIRNMKIDDVNRDIIKYKQLLNQTKHKNKTIIDILLEEDKDSRTDIINSLNENELNNVKKLLYKRILVEKNVDDLIILLWICGELKDCRLLDIIHTCSKHPHGGVRRMSYSAMGKIGSDKSIDYLHKGLIDAKPQVRQYSAKSLCKIGNEITLKKLKNLINNPNEKEYVKRAFLEAIDILENIKNKN, from the coding sequence GTGGTGTTGAGTTGGGAAAATATAGATAGCTTAGAAGACTTTAAAATCACATACTTGCTATATCAAGAAGGCAAAAATATAAATCAGATAAGCAAAATAAGAAATATGAAAATTGATGATGTAAATAGAGATATAATAAAATACAAACAACTTTTGAATCAAACTAAGCACAAAAATAAGACAATTATAGATATATTACTTGAAGAAGATAAGGATTCAAGAACGGATATTATAAACTCACTAAATGAAAATGAATTGAACAATGTAAAAAAGTTATTGTATAAAAGGATTCTGGTAGAAAAAAATGTAGATGATTTGATAATACTTCTTTGGATATGTGGAGAACTAAAAGATTGTAGATTATTAGATATAATCCATACATGCTCTAAACATCCTCATGGAGGAGTGAGAAGAATGTCTTATTCTGCTATGGGGAAAATAGGATCAGATAAAAGTATAGATTACTTGCATAAGGGGCTCATAGATGCAAAGCCACAAGTTAGACAATATTCGGCTAAGTCCTTGTGTAAAATAGGAAATGAAATTACTTTAAAAAAGTTAAAGAATTTGATAAATAATCCTAATGAAAAAGAATATGTGAAAAGAGCTTTTTTAGAAGCCATAGATATTCTTGAAAATATTAAAAATAAAAATTGA
- a CDS encoding NUDIX hydrolase → MLFRNCAGGIVFYGNKVLLLKNEKNEWVLPKGIIKGDNVPSKVAIDRVKNECGVDTKILSTAGQTNYEFYSISRKTPVCNEIVWYVMESNEATCNINKELGFVDGGFYKIKDALELITYSQDKSIVNLSFKKYKNLKREM, encoded by the coding sequence ATGCTTTTTAGAAATTGTGCAGGAGGAATAGTTTTTTATGGAAATAAAGTATTGTTATTAAAAAATGAAAAAAATGAGTGGGTATTACCAAAAGGAATAATTAAAGGGGATAATGTTCCAAGTAAAGTAGCTATAGATAGGGTTAAAAATGAATGTGGAGTAGATACTAAAATATTATCAACTGCAGGTCAAACTAATTATGAATTCTATTCAATAAGCAGAAAAACTCCAGTGTGTAACGAAATAGTATGGTATGTTATGGAATCAAATGAAGCAACATGTAATATAAACAAAGAATTGGGATTTGTAGATGGTGGATTTTATAAAATAAAAGATGCCTTAGAATTGATAACTTATAGTCAAGATAAATCTATTGTTAATTTATCTTTTAAAAAATACAAAAATTTGAAAAGAGAAATGTAA
- a CDS encoding pyridoxal-phosphate-dependent aminotransferase family protein yields the protein MNIDKILMTPGPTNVPKRVLNKMAQNMIHHRTDEFANIFKEFNERLKYVFQTDNTVLTFPSSGTGGLEASIVNMLSKKDKVLIVSIGVFGDRFADIARIYDIEVDKLDVPWGKGVEIKDIKSRLTDEHKALIITHNETSTGANNDIKKIGEFMKNKKQLYIVDAVSSLGAIETKMDDWNIDVLVSGSQKALMSPPGLSFIAVSKKGWKYNQKSNIPKYYFDFKKAKDRMDKELPQTPYTPAVSLIVGTNEALKMIQKEGIDNVCKRHERLACMFREGVKNMGLEFFVDEKYQSNTVTSIKMKNKAVDIKTIMEEEFNIVIAAGQGKLKNEIIRIGHMGCVDEEMIEKTLHALEEAIKKF from the coding sequence ATGAATATAGATAAAATTTTAATGACACCAGGACCTACAAATGTTCCTAAAAGAGTTTTGAATAAGATGGCCCAGAATATGATTCATCATAGGACTGATGAGTTTGCTAATATATTTAAAGAATTTAATGAAAGACTCAAATATGTGTTTCAAACAGATAACACAGTACTTACATTTCCATCATCAGGAACAGGTGGATTAGAAGCAAGCATTGTGAATATGCTTTCTAAAAAAGACAAGGTGTTAATAGTTTCAATAGGAGTGTTTGGAGATCGATTTGCAGATATAGCGAGGATATATGATATAGAAGTTGACAAACTAGATGTCCCTTGGGGAAAGGGAGTTGAAATTAAAGATATAAAATCTAGATTAACTGACGAACACAAAGCACTTATAATTACTCATAATGAAACGTCAACCGGAGCTAATAACGATATAAAGAAAATAGGAGAGTTCATGAAGAATAAAAAACAGCTCTACATAGTAGACGCTGTTAGCTCTTTAGGAGCTATTGAAACGAAGATGGACGATTGGAATATAGATGTATTAGTAAGCGGATCTCAAAAGGCTTTGATGTCGCCACCTGGACTAAGTTTTATAGCAGTTAGCAAAAAAGGCTGGAAATACAATCAAAAATCTAACATACCGAAGTACTACTTTGATTTTAAAAAAGCTAAAGATCGAATGGATAAAGAATTACCTCAAACACCTTATACTCCAGCTGTATCGCTCATAGTTGGAACAAATGAGGCGTTAAAGATGATACAAAAAGAAGGTATTGATAATGTTTGTAAGAGACATGAAAGATTAGCTTGTATGTTTAGAGAAGGTGTTAAAAATATGGGATTAGAATTTTTTGTAGATGAAAAATATCAATCTAATACAGTGACTTCTATAAAAATGAAAAATAAAGCTGTTGATATAAAAACAATAATGGAGGAAGAATTTAATATAGTAATAGCGGCAGGTCAAGGAAAATTAAAAAATGAAATTATAAGAATAGGGCATATGGGGTGCGTTGATGAAGAAATGATAGAGAAAACCTTACATGCGTTAGAAGAAGCTATAAAAAAATTTTAA
- the serA gene encoding phosphoglycerate dehydrogenase, translating into MKNKVIITEMIDKEGIKILQKTVDVDIKAGISREELLNIINEYNGIIVRSNTMVDKELLDKGTNLKIVGRAGNGIDNIDIETATKRGIIVANTPQSNTMSACELTIGLLLSQSRNIPQANEDTKLGNWGRNSFKGVELYGKTLGIIGLGKIGSLVATRMKAFGMNIIAYDPYIMDERFEKFKATKKDELKDLLQESDFITVHTPKTEETINMIDENEIECMKIGVRLVNAARGGIVNENALLKGIEDGKIASAALDVHNIEPCVNSKLFDHPNIVVTPHIGAGTIEAQENVGKTIANQIINGLNGDIVTNAVNLPTIHREELKLIKPYIELAEKLGKIYYQIHNEPIELVDIQYHGNIASQDVQMVTIAFIKGLLEPVMKENVNYINAHLCAKNRGIIVNEEKKKDNYKNYVDSMSVKIKNKNGEFTLLGSLSSKKEGKLVEIHGYEVDVNPTRHMLFIQNWDVPGVIGDIGMVLGKNNVNVATMQVGRNTRGQKALMILNVDEGVSKESIEGISNSKNVLWAKGIKL; encoded by the coding sequence GTGAAAAACAAGGTTATAATTACAGAAATGATAGATAAAGAGGGAATAAAGATATTGCAAAAAACAGTAGATGTAGATATAAAAGCAGGTATTTCTAGAGAGGAATTATTGAATATAATAAATGAATATAATGGGATTATAGTTAGAAGTAATACTATGGTTGACAAAGAATTGTTGGATAAAGGTACAAATCTTAAAATAGTAGGAAGAGCTGGAAATGGAATAGATAATATAGATATAGAAACAGCTACTAAAAGAGGTATAATTGTAGCAAATACTCCTCAAAGTAATACTATGTCTGCTTGTGAGCTTACTATAGGGTTATTACTTTCTCAATCAAGAAATATACCTCAAGCTAATGAAGATACTAAGCTAGGTAATTGGGGAAGAAATTCTTTTAAGGGTGTAGAGCTTTATGGAAAGACTCTTGGAATAATAGGGCTTGGAAAGATAGGATCTTTGGTTGCAACTAGAATGAAGGCTTTTGGCATGAATATAATAGCTTATGATCCGTATATAATGGATGAAAGATTTGAAAAGTTTAAAGCTACTAAAAAGGATGAATTAAAAGATTTATTGCAAGAGTCAGACTTTATTACTGTTCATACTCCTAAAACAGAAGAAACTATAAATATGATAGATGAAAACGAAATAGAGTGTATGAAAATAGGAGTTAGATTGGTAAATGCAGCTAGAGGTGGAATTGTAAATGAGAATGCATTATTAAAGGGAATAGAGGATGGAAAAATAGCAAGTGCTGCTCTTGATGTTCACAATATAGAGCCTTGTGTTAATAGTAAATTATTTGATCATCCAAATATAGTAGTTACACCTCATATAGGTGCTGGAACTATAGAAGCACAAGAGAATGTTGGAAAAACAATTGCTAATCAGATTATAAATGGATTAAATGGTGATATTGTAACTAATGCAGTTAATCTTCCAACTATTCATAGGGAAGAGCTTAAACTAATTAAGCCCTATATAGAACTTGCAGAAAAACTAGGCAAGATATATTACCAAATTCACAATGAGCCAATTGAACTTGTAGATATTCAATATCATGGAAATATAGCTTCTCAGGATGTTCAAATGGTTACAATAGCATTTATAAAAGGTCTTTTAGAGCCTGTAATGAAGGAAAATGTAAATTATATAAATGCTCATTTATGTGCTAAAAATAGAGGAATAATTGTAAATGAAGAAAAGAAAAAAGATAACTATAAAAACTATGTGGATTCAATGTCTGTAAAAATAAAAAATAAGAATGGTGAATTTACTCTCCTTGGAAGTTTATCTTCAAAAAAGGAAGGAAAGCTTGTTGAAATTCATGGATATGAAGTTGATGTAAATCCTACTAGACATATGCTGTTTATACAAAACTGGGATGTTCCAGGTGTAATAGGGGATATAGGAATGGTTCTTGGAAAGAACAATGTGAATGTTGCAACTATGCAAGTTGGTAGAAATACAAGAGGGCAAAAAGCTTTAATGATACTAAATGTAGATGAAGGAGTATCAAAAGAATCTATTGAAGGTATATCAAATTCAAAAAATGTATTGTGGGCTAAAGGTATAAAGTTATAG
- a CDS encoding sugar phosphate isomerase/epimerase family protein yields the protein MKIGYAASVGEKNILDCMEFAKINGFNAVEINMNMKCFFPENYDEKDIENIKKYKKENNIEITMHAPEDISLLNLHEKVRRAGIDRLKEIIGFGKNIDASRITIHIGSTPYFTLTDKKCYLDDIYHEEYKSILKSSLIDLSDYCEDKIRLCVENSGKFTQKLYQEILDDIIYEKNVFLTWDIGHSYFEKYDEIKFFKNNIDKIKTVHVHDVNDISDHQVVGDGKLDFSKYIEDIGAEDKVYILEVRPREKALESLENLRKFI from the coding sequence ATGAAAATAGGATATGCAGCATCAGTTGGAGAAAAAAATATACTTGATTGCATGGAATTTGCTAAAATAAATGGATTTAATGCAGTTGAGATAAATATGAATATGAAGTGTTTTTTTCCTGAAAATTATGATGAAAAGGATATAGAAAATATAAAAAAATATAAGAAAGAAAACAATATAGAGATTACTATGCACGCACCTGAGGATATATCTCTTTTAAATCTTCATGAAAAGGTTAGGCGTGCTGGTATTGATAGATTGAAAGAAATTATAGGGTTTGGAAAAAATATAGATGCAAGTAGAATAACTATACACATAGGATCAACTCCTTATTTTACATTGACAGATAAAAAATGTTATTTAGATGATATATATCATGAAGAATATAAAAGTATTTTGAAAAGTTCTCTTATAGATTTGAGTGATTATTGTGAAGACAAGATTAGACTTTGTGTTGAAAATTCTGGAAAATTTACTCAGAAATTGTACCAAGAAATTTTAGATGATATTATATATGAAAAAAATGTATTTTTAACATGGGATATAGGTCATTCTTATTTTGAAAAGTATGATGAAATAAAATTTTTCAAAAATAATATAGATAAAATTAAAACTGTTCATGTCCATGATGTAAATGATATAAGTGATCATCAAGTTGTAGGAGATGGGAAGCTTGATTTTTCAAAGTATATAGAGGATATAGGAGCTGAAGATAAGGTTTATATATTAGAGGTAAGACCTAGAGAAAAAGCTTTAGAATCATTAGAAAATTTGAGAAAGTTCATATAA
- a CDS encoding Na+/H+ antiporter NhaC family protein codes for MRKRGFILILTFMLFALCMNFGFAEELDPAQVNADKFGLLTLLPPLVAIVLAFVTKNVVLSLFLGVFSGTFLVSLSGSNVFMALFNGFLSIIDKVLSSLADPWDAGIILQCLTIGGLIALITRMGGAKAIAESLAKRAKSPRSAQLFTWILGLIVFFDDYANALIVGPIMRPVTDRMKISREKLSFIIDATAAPIAGIAIISTWIGYEISLIKDAYASIGQQVNAYSVFISTIPYRFYNILILIFIVCTAIFLREFGPMLKCERRARTSGKVLGDEMDAKFEEESKEIQPKEGIKLSVWNAIVPIGVLIFASLLGFYYNGYNTIMGGEDTVLIELLKNSPVSFAAVRETFGASDASIVLFQGALFASIVAIIMGTSQKIFKVSEAIDTWVKGMNSLVITGVILLLAWSLSSVIKELGTAKFLVSVLSGAIPKFLLPSMIFALAAVISFATGTSYGTMGILMPLTIPLAHAISPESSYIIMSAGAVLTGATFGDHCSPISDTTILSSMGAGCNHIDHVNTQIVYAVTVGTISILFGYLPAGFGVPVYITLPIAVLAIIGTVYFVGTPVEDAESVSLKDVADL; via the coding sequence ATGAGAAAAAGAGGATTTATTTTAATTTTAACTTTTATGTTGTTTGCATTATGCATGAACTTTGGATTTGCAGAAGAGCTAGACCCAGCTCAAGTTAATGCGGATAAGTTTGGGTTATTAACTTTATTACCACCTTTAGTTGCTATAGTTTTAGCATTTGTAACTAAAAATGTTGTGTTATCTTTGTTTTTAGGAGTATTTTCAGGAACGTTTTTGGTTAGTTTAAGTGGTTCTAATGTTTTTATGGCATTATTTAATGGATTTTTATCTATAATAGACAAGGTTTTATCATCTTTAGCAGACCCTTGGGATGCAGGTATTATTCTTCAATGTTTAACTATAGGAGGACTTATTGCACTTATAACTAGAATGGGAGGAGCTAAAGCTATAGCTGAGAGCCTTGCTAAAAGAGCTAAATCTCCTAGAAGTGCTCAATTATTTACTTGGATTTTAGGACTTATAGTATTTTTTGATGATTATGCAAATGCACTTATAGTAGGCCCTATAATGAGACCTGTAACAGATAGAATGAAGATATCAAGAGAAAAATTATCATTTATAATAGATGCAACTGCAGCTCCGATAGCTGGTATTGCTATTATATCTACTTGGATTGGTTATGAAATAAGTTTAATAAAGGATGCTTATGCAAGTATAGGTCAACAGGTAAATGCTTATTCTGTATTTATATCTACTATTCCTTATAGATTTTACAATATATTAATTCTTATATTTATAGTTTGTACTGCTATATTCTTAAGAGAATTTGGACCGATGCTTAAGTGTGAGAGAAGAGCTAGAACTAGTGGAAAAGTTTTAGGTGATGAGATGGATGCTAAGTTTGAAGAGGAAAGTAAAGAGATTCAACCTAAAGAAGGAATTAAGCTTAGTGTATGGAATGCTATAGTTCCTATAGGAGTTTTAATATTTGCATCTTTACTTGGTTTTTACTACAATGGATACAATACTATAATGGGTGGAGAAGATACTGTTTTAATAGAATTATTAAAGAATTCACCTGTTTCATTTGCAGCTGTTAGAGAAACTTTTGGAGCATCTGATGCAAGTATAGTATTATTCCAGGGTGCATTGTTTGCAAGTATAGTAGCTATTATAATGGGTACTAGTCAAAAAATATTCAAGGTATCAGAAGCTATTGATACGTGGGTAAAGGGAATGAATTCACTAGTTATAACAGGTGTTATATTATTACTTGCATGGTCTTTAAGTAGTGTTATAAAAGAGCTTGGAACTGCTAAGTTTTTAGTATCAGTATTATCTGGTGCTATACCTAAATTCTTACTGCCATCTATGATATTTGCACTTGCAGCTGTTATATCTTTTGCGACAGGTACATCTTATGGAACAATGGGTATACTTATGCCACTTACTATACCTTTAGCACATGCTATATCGCCAGAGTCTTCATACATTATAATGAGCGCTGGAGCTGTTTTAACTGGAGCAACTTTTGGAGATCACTGTTCACCTATTTCAGATACAACTATACTATCTTCAATGGGAGCAGGATGCAATCATATAGATCATGTTAATACTCAAATTGTATATGCTGTAACTGTAGGTACTATATCTATACTATTTGGATATTTACCAGCAGGATTTGGAGTACCTGTATATATAACTCTTCCAATAGCTGTTTTAGCTATAATTGGAACTGTGTATTTTGTGGGAACTCCTGTAGAGGATGCAGAAAGTGTATCTTTAAAGGATGTAGCCGATTTATAG
- a CDS encoding YwaF family protein: protein MSFNLYSKSHITTLIIIGAIILGMFLMRDYIQKNRRKVGLGIGIMLIIQQFFMYSWYITSGNFTWQESLPLYICRVTTILCIVMILKESYGFFEVAYFWGMSGSVVALITPDPGFEFPHVMFVQFFMGHGGMLISVLFMMYFYKFEPKLSSLKKTINWTIVYFAGVEIVNYAIGANYSYLRSKPISKSPLDYLPPYPYYVPILAIIAVGIFSLWYIPFYIRDKKSEIIKKEEQATSY, encoded by the coding sequence ATGAGTTTTAATCTTTATTCAAAGAGCCATATAACGACTTTGATAATAATAGGTGCTATTATTTTAGGTATGTTTTTAATGAGAGATTATATACAAAAAAATAGAAGAAAAGTAGGGCTTGGTATAGGTATAATGCTTATTATTCAGCAGTTTTTTATGTATTCTTGGTACATAACTTCTGGAAATTTTACTTGGCAAGAATCTCTACCTTTATACATATGTAGAGTAACGACTATTTTATGTATTGTAATGATTTTAAAAGAGAGCTATGGTTTTTTTGAGGTGGCTTACTTTTGGGGAATGTCGGGTAGTGTTGTCGCTTTGATAACTCCTGATCCTGGGTTTGAATTTCCACATGTCATGTTTGTACAGTTTTTTATGGGCCATGGCGGAATGCTAATATCTGTATTGTTCATGATGTATTTTTACAAATTCGAACCAAAATTATCATCACTCAAAAAAACTATAAACTGGACAATAGTCTACTTTGCAGGGGTTGAAATAGTAAATTACGCTATAGGAGCTAATTATTCATATTTAAGAAGTAAACCTATTAGCAAAAGCCCACTTGATTACTTACCCCCTTATCCATATTATGTGCCTATACTTGCTATTATAGCAGTAGGTATATTTTCATTATGGTACATACCATTTTACATAAGAGATAAGAAAAGCGAAATAATAAAAAAAGAAGAACAAGCAACTAGTTATTAA
- a CDS encoding YigZ family protein, whose amino-acid sequence MEQYKTIHEYGQDEVIIEKSRFIGYAKPVKTEEEALEFINEIKKKHKDATHNVWAYTIGMNMDIQRYSDDGEPSGTAGIPSLEVIKKEDLRNVAVVVTRYFGGIKLGAGGLVRAYTKGAKIGLSAAKIIDKILYTDIRFKMDYTLLGKVQNELMNLGYIIKEILYEDMVTIVVYSKSNEVEVVKNKIIDITSSNVEVEQKEDFYLSKYNEEILLD is encoded by the coding sequence ATGGAGCAATATAAAACTATACATGAATACGGACAAGATGAAGTTATAATAGAAAAATCTAGATTTATAGGATATGCAAAGCCTGTTAAAACTGAAGAAGAAGCTTTAGAATTTATAAATGAAATAAAGAAAAAACACAAGGATGCAACTCATAATGTATGGGCATATACTATAGGGATGAACATGGATATTCAAAGATATAGTGATGATGGAGAACCATCTGGAACAGCTGGAATACCTAGCCTTGAAGTCATAAAAAAAGAAGATTTGAGAAATGTAGCAGTAGTTGTTACAAGATATTTTGGAGGAATAAAATTAGGAGCAGGTGGACTTGTTAGAGCTTATACAAAAGGAGCTAAGATAGGCCTTAGTGCAGCAAAAATAATAGATAAAATTTTATACACTGATATAAGATTTAAAATGGATTATACTCTTTTAGGTAAAGTTCAAAATGAGCTTATGAATTTAGGATACATAATAAAAGAAATATTATATGAAGATATGGTTACAATAGTAGTATACTCAAAATCAAATGAAGTAGAGGTAGTAAAAAACAAAATAATAGATATAACAAGCTCAAATGTTGAAGTTGAACAAAAAGAAGATTTCTACCTATCAAAATACAATGAAGAAATACTTTTAGATTAA